The sequence TTCTGCACGTTTGCGAACGTAATAGTGAACTGTACCGCCAGTTTCATAATCATCTAGCCCTTCGAGAGGGGGCGGTTGGGCCCGAATGCACCCGCACCTGCTGCAATGATTACAGCTTTGGCATGAACTTTATCCCCGCGTTCATTTCCAAGCACAAACTTGCCTCTTACTCCCTCAAGGGTCGTCACACGGCTACCCAGGAGTTTAGGAATATCAAAAGGCGCTATCTGAGCTTCTAGAGCTGCGATTAGATCACCCCCTGTTATAGAAGGATGTGCAGGAATGTCGTAAATTGGCTTTTCTGGATAAAGGGCGGCGCATTGGCCTCCTACACTATCGAGAACGTCCATCAGTACGCAGTTAAGACGTAGCATCCGACACTCGAAAGCGGCAAAAAGAGCGGTTGGACCTGCACCGATGATGGCAATGTCAGTAGTGTAAGAAAAACTTTGAGTCATAATAGTGCTTCATAAGCCCTTTTTAAGTATTCTGGTAGGGTTTAAGGCCAGGAACTCCCAAAAAATAACATTTTTACTTCAAAATGAATCCATTTCTTTTAAAGCAATCTCTCATAATTAGCTTTTAAGGAGTGCCTAGAACCAGATGAAGGGGATGTGTGAGTGTCGCAATATTCCACTTATTCCTGACAATGGGCCTGGTCCGAAATTTACCTGCATAAAGCTCTTTGTTTCAAAATCTGTTATTGCTTTCACCCAAGATATCAAACAAATGGTTTTGGTAGTTTTTGACGAGATAAGTGAGTTTACAGCCTTTTCCGTAAGGGAGGCTCAATTCCCAAAAATTGTTTCGATAATTAAGTATTTTGCCGGTCAATGCCCAGAGGCTCGACGTAACCTTGTCAGCTCTGATTGAAATAAAGCTCTAATATGCGAAGATGGGCACCGGGGTTAGTTGTAGGAAAGCTCACTCAGGATTAGATTTTGAGTATTATGAGTTTGCCCGTAAAAAAGTCCGATCTCTTTTTCCGCTTAGCTATGGTCTTTCTCATACGAAATTTGATATAAAAGAGCCTGATCTTTGCGTTATGAGTCAGACAATGACAGCTAGCGTGATAATCTCTGATAAAGACAAATAGTCAGTGCTACAGCCCCTAGGGGCCTGACGATGATAAAACGGGTTTTTGACACGTCCGATGGGCTTTGAAAGTGCATTAGGCCCTATGCGAAGGCCGTTATGCTGAAGTTGCAATAGAACTTCGCTTACTAGCTTGCTTTGATGCAAAGACGCGTTATTGGGTGATCATTAAAGGTAATTATCACATTGCAGTTGGAAAAAATTCCGAGACGGTTTTGGCAAAGCAAGTATCACTCTTGCCGGAGACTATACGCGCACTTCCAAAAAGACTTTTATGACGTAAGAGGAGAGACATTAAAGTGCTTTTGACTCTCTCTTCTCCTCAAAAAACAGTCTCTCTTGCGGCTCAGCTAGCTGCAAGAATAGAGCCGGGTGATTGTTTGGCTCTAACAGGTGAACTCGGTGCGGGCAAAAGTACTTTTGCCCGTGGTTTTTTGCGGGTCCTGAGTGAAGATCCTGCTCTGGACGTGCCTAGTCCTAGCTTTTCTCTCGTGCAGCCTTACGACACGGTGAAAGGACCTGTATTTCATTATGACTTATGGCGCCTCTCAGGCCCTGATGAGCTTTATGAATTAGCATGGGACGATGCTTGTGAGGCTATTATGATCGTAGAATGGCCACAAAGAGCAGAGGAGCTTTTGCCAATAAATGCGCTCCATTTAACATTTAGTTATGGAGAGGCTGAAAATGAACGCAAGGTTTTATTAGAAGGTTGGCCCGAAGAGCGCTTAACTGGGCTGGCATTATGACGGTAGCAACCATTCCCGCATCATGTTCATTTTTAGATAGTGTTGCCCAATCCTGGATAGAAAAGATTGGGTTGGGCGGGGTGCAGGATGGAGATGATCTAGGCGAAAGGGGGCTCATTCTAGTCCCTGGTCGACGCGCCGCCCGAGCCTTGATGGAAGCTTTTTTACGCGTGCTTGATGGCCGTGCGGCTCTTTTGCCTGATATTGTTGCTATTGGTGATGTTGGTGAAAGTGATTTATTTACGCTGCCACTTGAAGCAGAACTCGCACCACCAGTTGATCCCATGCGACGCTTGTCAGTGCTTTCACAATTAATTTTGCATGCCCCTCTTTTTCGGTCAGCACAGGGTGATGAGGCAGTAAGTTTAGAGCGTGTCTGGCCACTTGCCCGAGCCTTGGCTGAATTAATGGATGAGGCTGAACGGTGCAATATTGATTTAAAAGAAGCACTTCCTAAAGCTGTTGAAGAAGAATTTGCCCATCATTGGCAACAAACACTTTTATTTTTACAGATTGTTACAGAGTTTTGGCCAAAATGGCTAAAAGAGCAGGGCCTTACGAACCCCGTTGCGCAACATGCAACCCTTCTTAAAACACATGCGGAACTTTGGCGGCGCCATCCTCCTTCAACGGTTGTGTGGGCTATAGGGTTTTCGGATGGATTAAGTGGTGTCGGGGATTTTTTAAAAGTTGTTGCTTCTTTGCCAAAAGGGGTTGTGATTTTACAGGCCGTAGATATGGCTCTTGAAGACTCCTTATGGGAAGCTTTATCAGAATCTCATCCGCAATTTTTATTTCGTGATCTTTTGGCTGAATTACATGTTGAGCGATCTGAACTCGAAATTTGGGGCAAGCCGGTCAATCCTCAGCGTGAAGATTTATTGCGAGAGGTGCTTTTACCTGAAGAAGGTCTTGCCTCCTGGGCTCATAGAAAAAATTTTATTGATCTTTCAGCCTTATCGCTTTTGAAGGCGGCTGATATTCAGGAAGAGGCTGTAACAATTGCTCTTATTTTGCGCGATGTTGCCTCACATCCTGGTAAATCAGCCGCTCTGGTAACGCCTGATCGTGATTTAGCAAAAAGAGTAAGAGCTGCGTTACTGCGTTATGGGATTCACGCAGATGATAGTGCTGGTGAATCATTAAGCCGTACTCCTGTTGCAGTTTTTTTAAGGCAAATTGCTCAGGCAGTTTCTAGCCAGTTGGCGCCTGTGCCTTTATTATCACTTTTAAAACACCCATTTGCTTCTTTGGGAATGAAGCCAGGAGAATGTCGCTCTCTGGCAAGGCTCTTGGAAAAATTCGTGTTGCGTGGGCCTGCGCCTGAGGCAGGTTTTCCTGGTCTTTATGCTGCCCTGGAAGAAAGATTATCTTCTGGGCGTGGTGTTTATAAGGCTGAGACGCAAAATATAGAAACATCCTCTTTAAAGCAGCGTTTAAAAGCTTTTCTCGAAAAACTTGAAAAAGCATTTGCCCCCCTTTTAAACCTGACGGGCTTTCATCCTATGCCTGTCTGGTTAGAAGCTTTAGTTCGTTGTGCTGAATCTTTGGCTTTCGTGGCTGAAAATAACGAACAGCCTTCTTTGCTTCAGGCGCCTCTCTCTCCTTTATGGCGAGGAGATGATGGGGCCATGATGTCACAGCATCTCATTGATTTGATGACCTATACCGAGGATCTTCCACAGGAAGCAATCAGTGGCGTGGAGGGTTTTCTGACTGTCTCAATGGCTGATATGACGCTGCGAGGTCTAAGAGGCCACCAAGATGGTATAGAGCTTGCTCATCCGCGCATTTCAATTTTGGGTGTTTTAGAAGCACGTCTTTTATCGTTTGATACCGTAATATTAGGGGGGCTGGTTGAAAATAGCTGGCCCCCATCTGCTGACCCTGGTCCGTGGCTTAGTCGCCCCATGCGGCAGAAAATTGGCCTGTTATCGCCCGAAAGAACAATAGGGCAAAGCGCTCATGATTTTACAATGGCCATTCTTTCAGCCCAAAATGTCGTATTTGCCTATGCAGGTAGAGAAGGGGGAAAGCCAACTGTTCCCTCAAGGTGGCTAGCGCGTTTTGAAGCTTTTTTATCGGGGCAGGAAGTTTTATCGGCTAGTGAACAAAAATTACCCTCTCATCCTGCTCTGGATTGGCAGTCATATATCGATTTGCCTTTGGGTGATGCCAAGCCTGTATCTCCTCCTCAGCCACGGCCGCCTTTGGCACTAAGACCGAGGCAGTTATCAATAACTGACATAGACACGCTCATTAGAGATCCGTACGGTCTTTATGCCGAGCGTGTCTTACAGTTAAGAGCACTCCGCCCGCTTGAAGAAAAGGCTGAGCCTTTCGTCTTTGGTTTGGTGGTTCATAGCGCTATGGAAGCGATGACACGCCGTTATCCGCGACAATGGCCGGCTCAGGCTCTTAATGAGCTTTGTCATTATTTTGATGAGGCCCTAAAGGCAATTTCAATTCGTGCTGCTTTACATGCCTGGTGGAAACCAAGATTAAAGCGCATTGCTCAATGGGTTTACGAGCAGGAGCGTGTCATCAGGAGTGCTAAAGTTCCTTTTCGTTCTTATACGGAAATTGAAGCTTCTTATAAATTTGAGGCTTTACCAGGGGGGCAATCCATCTTACGGGGCGAGCAGATCGTATTGATGTTTTCGATCATAATGACGAAGGCACTCATTTTGCCCAGATTTTTGATTATAAAACTGGTGCTCTTCCAGAAATTAAAAATGTGCGCCAGGGATGGAGCTCACAGCTAATATTAGAGGCTGCCCTTTTAGCAGAGGGAGCATTTAAGGGACTGAATCCCGCTCGTATCAAAGAATTAACTTATTGGAAATTAAGTGGGGCCGCGCAATCTGGTGAAGTGCGTCATCTGCTTTCACTTGATAAAAAGCCGGAACATCAAGATATTATTGATCAGGCTTTGGACAATGTGCGCCATTTACTTCATGACTATGATCAGCCAGACCGAGCTTATCTTTCAAGGCCCAGAATAGGGTACGCTCCTCAATATTCTAACTATACGCAACTCGCTCGTGTTGATGAGTGGTTCTATAATTCAGGCGATGAGTAAGCATTTTTCATGCAGAATTCTTCCATAACTCAAGATGATGCCATTGCCACAGCCGACCGGGCACAGCGTTTAGCGTCTGATCCACAAGCATCTGTGTTTGTATCTGCATCAGCCGGATCAGGAAAAACGAAGCTTCTGATTGATCGCTTATTACGTCTTATGTTGCCTATAGAAGTTGAAGATGAAGGAAAGACCATCATCTTGGAAGGCACACATCCAAGGCGTATTTTATGTTTGACCTATACCAAGGCGGCGGCGGCCGAGATGGCGAGCCGTTTGCAATCCCGTCTAGGGAAATGGGTCACCCTTTCAGATGAGGCTTTGGGACAAGAACTAGATGCCCTGGCTGTGCCAAATACCGAAAAAACACGTGCTTCTGCTCGTGGTTTATTTATTAAAGTCCTGGATTTGCCAGGAGGTCTCAGGATCGAGACGATTCATGCTTTCTGTCAATCTCTTTTGCGACGTTTTCCGCTAGAAGCGGCTCTGGACCCTCATTTCTCCCTTATTGAAGAAACAGAGGGGAGGTTGCTGCTTAATCAAGCTTTTGAAAGTGAGATAGCGGCCCATCCTGAAAAAGCAGTTTCGCTTGCTGGTCAGGTGTCTCTTGAGACGATGCTAAAGATTTTGGGAAAATTTATCGAAAAATCTGAAGATTTTAGTGCCCTTATGAAACGCTGGAGCCAGTTCCCACATGAAGGTGAGCTGGCTTATCGTGAGCTCTTAAATTTACAGGATCTGACTTTAGAAACGTTAGAAGAGCAGGATCGTTTTTCCCCTTTTGAAAAGGAGCTTATAGCACAATTTGAATTGGCTGATTCTGCACTGACAGCAAAGGGCCGTGATTTAAGCCAACCTCTTTTGGACTGGCTAAGGCAGCCTCCAGCTCAGAGACAAGCCTTTTCTTTGGATTCTGTTTTTATGACAAAAGAACAAAAACCAAAGAAAATGAATCTTCTTGTCTGTAAAGCTGCCCGAGAGCTAGCGCCTGAGCTGCTTTCTTTATTGGAACAGGAAGCAAAAAGACGGTACGAAATTTTTCAGGCCAAAAAGGCTTTTGAGCTTATTACATTAAACAAAGATCTTCTCGCTTTAAGTTTGCCGCTTTTTGCTCGTTTTCAGACTGAAAAAAACCGCCGTGGTTCGGTAGATTATGGTGATCTTATTACCAGAACAAGGATGTTGTTACGTGATCCTGGTGCAGCATGGGTTCTCTATAAGCTCGATGGGGGTATAGAGCATCTTTTACTTGACGAGGTGCAGGATACATCTGGTCTGCAATGGGAAATAGCAGGGGCCTTAACGTCAGAATTTTTTTCTGGTGAAGGGGCACATGAAGCGTTAGTGCGTCCACGCACTATCTTTGCTGTGGGTGATTTCAAACAGTCAATTTACAGCTTCCAAGGTGCTGAGCCAGAGCAGTTTCATAAATGGCGTAAGGAATTTGCCTTACGGGTCAAAAGAGCAAATTTGCTGTGGCGTGAACCAGAACTTAATGTGTCTTTTCGTTCTGTAACGCCTGTTCTCACATTTGTTGATGAGGTTTTTGCAAGCGAGATTGCGGCAAAAGGTTTGGTAGAAGAGGGCAGTCATGCCCCTGCGCGTCATATTTCTGCACGTCCTGGTCAAGGGGGGCGTGTGGAGCTCTGGCCTCTTGTCCCTCTTAATGAGGCAGATGATGATAATGATGATTCACCGTGGCGTGCTCCGTTGCATAATCAGATGCAGCAAACAGCGATGCAGCAATTTGTAGAGTCTCTGGCGCAGTGGATTAGAGATAAAATAGGTACAATTCCTCAACCAGGAAAAACTCCCTTAAAAGCGAGCGATATTTTAATTCTCGTCTCAAAACGGTCTGCTTTTATCCCGGCTCTCATTCGTGCCTTAAAAACGCGTTCAGTGCCCGTTGCAAGCTTTTTGCGTGCTAAAGTAACAGAGCAGCTGGCCGTGCGTGATTTGCTCACTTTATGTGCAACGCTGCTTTTACCTCAAGATGATTTGAGCTTGAGCAGTGTTTTGACTTCTCCTTTTGGTGGGGTAAGTGATTCCTCTTTAATGGATCTGATTACGAACAATAAAAAGCGTATTCTTTTAGGTAAAAAAGGTCGTCCTTTATGGGATGTACTGCGTGATCGTCATCAGGAAAGACCCGAATGGCAGGATATATGGGAGCGCCTATCAGCTCTTTACCGAAGGGTAGATTTCGATTCACCTTTTGAGCTGTTAATGCAAGCGCTTGGCCCTCTGGGTGGCCGTAGCCGTATTTTTGCTCGGCTTGGGCCTGAGGCATCTGAATCGATAGATGAACTTTTGTCGATGGCCCTTACTTATGAAAGTGAATATGCGCCTTCTTTGCAGGGTTTTCTGCAATGGGTAGAAGAAAGCGCTATTGAAACACGCAGAGAAGCCGAAACAGTTTCGGATGAAGTGCGTATTATGACTGTGCATGGGGCAAAAGGGCTTCAGGCGCGGATGGTTATTTTACCAGATACAACATCATCTCCGAGAGAAGAGGCTGATCTATTGTGGCCTCATTATAGTGGTCAGTCTTATCCTTTTTGGGTACCGCGTGCTCCCATGGCGACTGACAGCATTAATGAAATGCGGAGTCAGCTTAAAAAACGTGCTGAAGATGAAAGTCATCGCCTGCTTTATGTTGCCTTAACACGGGCAAGTGACATGCTCATTATTTGTGGATGGGAAAAGAAAAGAGCCCCAAAGAAGGCGCTTGGTATCATTTATGCGAAGAGGCTTTTAAAAGGATAAAAAATAGTTCTCAGGAGGAACTGGAATTTTCCTGGGCAGAGACCAAACATGTTTTGGAAGAATTACCCGAAACTGTCTCTCATTTGCCGGTGTCTTTTCCAAAAAAAGCGAAATCAGCGCCACCTGCCTGGAGTGGCACAGCTCCACATTGGATTGCAGAAAAGGCTCCATTAGAAAATGCTCTGGCCCGTCCCCTCACGCCAAGCCGTCCTGAAGGGGTAGAGTTTGGACCACCACCGGCGGCACGCTCACCTCTGGATATTTTATATCGTAAGGATCAAATTGCTTCGGCTCAGGCTAGCAGGTTAAAAGCCCTGCAACGTGGCCAGTTAATTCACCGCTTGTTGCAGCGTCTTCCAGAGGTGCCTCGAAGTGAACGCTATCAGGTGGCCAAATCCTGGCTGTCTCGACCAGCATGGCAGTTAACTCAGAAAAATATAAATGCGTTATTGCGTGAAATTTTTAACGTATTGGATGACCCTCGTTTTTTACCTTTATTTGGCGAAAATAGTCGTGCTGAACAGTCAATTTCTGGCACTTTGAGTGCTGCTGATATAGGTGAAGGCAGTGAAGGGCGCGTTGTTTTAGGGAAGGTGGACCGCTTTAGCCTGGAAAAAGACAGTTTGTGGTTATGTGACTATAAAACAAACAGGCACCCGCCACAGCATGTTTCCCTAACGCCAGCTCCTTATTTGAGGCAAATGGCGGCTTATAAAGCTGTGATGAAACAATTATACCCACGCCACGATATAAGATGCTTTTTGCTTTGGACCGAAGGGCCAGAAATAACTGAGTTGCCGGATAGTTTATTAAAAGGGCAACTTTAAATTTCAAATTTATTATCATGCAAAAGAGCTAATGGGCTCTTGTGATTTCACAAAGGGCTACAATATCAAAGGGAGTAAAATTACTCTATTTTGAGAAAAAACGTGAAAAGGTTAGCTCATGGGCGCTCATACAGTTGCAGTTACAGATCAAGGCTTTGAAGATGATGTTCTTAAAGCCTCCGGTCCTGTCCTTGTTGATTTCTGGGCTGAATGGTGTGGTCCCTGCAAAATGATTGGTCCAGCTCTAGAAGAAATTGGAGCTGATTATCAGGGCAAGTTAAAAGTGGCAAAAGTCGATATTGATAGTAACCCACAAACACCAACGACTTTTGGCGTTAGAAGTATCCCAACTTTAATGATTTTTAAAAATGGCGAAGTTGTTGCCCAACAAACGGGTGCTTTGCCTAAAAGTCAGCTTAAAGCCTGGATTGATAAGCACTTAGGATAAAATTTTTTAGTGGAGAGGGGGATGAAATTACCCCCTTAACACCGAAAAATATGGCTAGTTTCAAAAGGATTGTGTAGGATGCGCGCCATGTCTAAGCGTCCTGCCTTTTCCGAACCAGTTATGCTCACTTCTTCTGAGGAAGTGGCACGATATTGTAACTCTTTAGCGCAAGAAGAGTTCGTTACCATAGATACGGAATTTGTCCGTGAGCGGACTTATTGGCCGCAATTATGCCTTGTTCAATTAGCAGGCGTAAAAGATGTTGTGCTGATAGATACATGTGCTCAAGGGCTTGATCTTACCCCGTTAAAAAATCTTTTGGCCAAAAAAGAGTGTTTAAAAGTTTTTCATGCGGCGCGACAGGATCTAGAAATTTTTCTTCATATTTTTGACGAAATGCCTGTTTCGGTTTTTGACACACAAATCGCTGCTATGGTTGCAGGATTTGGAGAGCAGGTAGGTTATGATAATCTGGTTGGCTCTTTAACAGGATGTCGTATCGATAAAGCTCATCGTTTTAGTGACTGGGCGGCAAGACCGCTGCGTCCCGCCCAAATCACTTATGCTGCAGCCGATGTGACTTACTTGCGTCTTGTTTATCAAAAATTGCATCAGCAATTAGAAGAACAGGGACGGCTAGAATGGGTCAAGGTTGAGCAGACTAGCCTTACAGACGTAGCGACTTATCGGCCTGACCCTCGTAATTTATGGCGTAAATTAAAGGCCAGAACCAATAATCGCCGGATTTTGGGAATTTTGCAGGAATGCGCTGCATGGCGTGAAATTGAAGCCCAAAAATTAGATTTGCCACGTCAAAGAGTTATACGTGACGAAAGTCTTATGGAAATTGCGGCAGTTAAGCCCAAAACACCGCAAGATTTAGCGCGTATTCGTGGTGTGACAAATAACTTTGCTGAAGGTAATTCTGCTCAGGGTTTGTTAAATGCCATTAATAGGGGGAGGAGATGGATGAAGAAGATTTGCCCATTTCTCCTTTTAAGAAAAAACCTGACGCGAAAAAAAGTCCTCAGGCTGTTATAGCGCTTTTGAAAACATTACTGGTTTTGAGAAGCGAGGCACATCATGTTGCTGCACGATTAGTTGCTTCTGGCGATGAGCTGGAAAAGTTAGCTAGTGGTGAAACTGATCTTCCCGTTTTAAAGGGGTGGCGCTATGAGATTTTTGGTCAAGAAGCGCAATCTCTTTTAGCGGGGAAAAAGGCCTTAATGATTAAAAATGGTGAGTTGCACTTTTGTGATGCGCAGCAATGACTTAAGACTGGTTTAAAGGTTTCAAACTAAAATTCTTCGGTTTGTGAGTTAGTTTTGCTATCAAGCGTTTTAGCATGCGCCAAATGTGAAATTACGTGGTTTGTAAGAGAAGGAAGCGGATAGTATGGACTGGACAGATGATCTCATCGCCAGATTGAGGGATTTATGGAGCCAAGGGCTTTCGACGGCGGAGATCGGGCGCCAGCTATCTATCACGAAAAATGCTGTGGTGGGCAAGGCACATCGTCTCGGTTTACCTCCACGTCCCTCGCCTATTCGTAATAAGGCAGTAAAAGACGGCGAGGTTGCAGTACCGGCGCGCCGTAAACCCCCTACAAAGCGGGTGAAAAAGGTAAAAGAAACAGCTGAAGGTCAGTCAACAGATAAAGATGCTGCTGAGGCTGGCACAAGAGTTAAGAATATTGCTGAAACAAAGAAAAAAGCTGAAGCTACGCAAAAAGCTTTATTTCCAGAGCCCAAAAATACAGTTAAAGCCCGGCTTTCTGAAGGAGAGAAAAGGGCAGATGTAAAAAAACCAGTCTCCAAAAAAGAGGGTAAGACTACTAAAATAGCTGCGGCCAAAACAGCACCTACAGCTGTGGTAAAGCCAATTGTACGTCCTAAAAGAGTGCGTGATATTATGGAGCGCCCTTTAAAGCGTGGGCCTTCTTGTCAGTGGCCACTGGGCGACCCTGGAACACCAGAATTTCATTTTTGTGGCGCAACGCCTTTGCCTGGTAAGCCTTATTGTGCCGAGCATGCAGCTATTGCCTATGTCAGGATTCGCGACCGCCGAGATGGTTAGTTAATGCTGCCATTGTGATTTAATAAAAAGCCGCTCGTAACAGAGCGGCTTTTTATTAGAATATTAAGGGCGAAATTACTTAGACTCTGGAGTTTGATTTTCTGGCAGCTTTTTACGCAAAGGTGAAGCAGGCTCCTGAGTGCTGGTAATCATTTCGAGCTGACCGGTGATTTGACCGCCATCCTCAACTTGTAAGCGGTGACAGGCAGCCTTGCCAATTAAACGCCCTGTGGAATGAACTGTTAGGCTACCAAAAGCTTTTAGCTCACCATCAATCGTACCTGCTACTTCAGCAGTTTCAGCTTCTACTGTTCCGCGGAAGATGCCGCCATGGGCAATAACAAATTCTTTCGCTTTAATGATATTTGCTTCAACCGTGCCTTCTACAACAAGGCGTTCAGCATCCTGAATAGAGCCCTGGATACTGATACCGTGGCTAATAACAAGAGTTTTTAAAGAACCATGCTGATTTTGCGAAGATCGTGTGCCGGTTGAGGAAGATGAAAGCGATAAGTTAGGTCTTGGGCGAGGTGTCAGCGCAGATACTGGAGAAGGAGGTGTGACTTCGCGATTTTGTGTGGGCGAAGCTGTATCTGCGGAGGGCTCGACAGGAGGTTGAGGAAATACAGGTCTGGAGACAGTATTCTCGATAATATTCTTTTCGTCATTTTGTCGGTTTTTTTTGAACAAGGGAGCCTCATAGTGTCTGGTTTATCGAGTGCGTAAGATGTTTATTTTATAATACTGAGCTGTAAGGTGAAATAAAACTCAATTAGACCTAAACATCCTCATTATTTTTGGAATTATACGCACCATAAAGTGAACAACAAGCGAAACTGTGACAGATTGTTTGTTTTTCTAATTTAATAAGCTGCTTTTGTTGAAAATTAACAAAATTGGCCGATTTCCAATATTGATTCGGATTTAAGAACCACTATGCTGGAATAATCATCTAAAGTTTGTTTGGAAATGTTATGAGTAACTCTAATAATTCTGTCCAGTATGATCTTCTGTGTATTGGTAATGCGATTGTCGATATGACAGCATCGATTGAGCCAGAAATATTAAAAGAATTTCGGGTGGCACCCGGTAGCATGACACTGATTGATGCAGAGACCGTACAGCGTCTAACTCAAAATGTTGCTATTACTCAGGTATCAGGTGGCGGTTCTACCGCAAACTCAGCCGTAGTTGCAGCACGCATGGGTATTAAAACAGCTTATCTAGGAAAAGTGGCGATAGATGAGGCAGGAGAAGATTTTGCTGCGGATCTGAAAGAACAGCATATTCATTTTCCTTCCAAACCTCTTGGTTCTTCTAAGGGTGATGAAGAAATACCAACAGCATGTTGCATAGTACTTGTTACACCAGATGGGCAGAGAACAATGTTCACCTATCTGGGAGCATGTGTTGAGTTTGCTCCTGAAGATGTTCTTAAAGATGTTGTTGCTGATTCGGCAGTGACCTATCTCGAAGGTTATCTTTTCGATCGTATTAAAGCCCAAAAAGCCTTTTACGAAGCTGCTAAAATTGCTCATGAAGCCGGACGGAAGGTAGCTTTGACCTTGTCCGACTCATTTTGTGT comes from Aristophania vespae and encodes:
- a CDS encoding adenosine kinase → MSNSNNSVQYDLLCIGNAIVDMTASIEPEILKEFRVAPGSMTLIDAETVQRLTQNVAITQVSGGGSTANSAVVAARMGIKTAYLGKVAIDEAGEDFAADLKEQHIHFPSKPLGSSKGDEEIPTACCIVLVTPDGQRTMFTYLGACVEFAPEDVLKDVVADSAVTYLEGYLFDRIKAQKAFYEAAKIAHEAGRKVALTLSDSFCVERHRDDFRKFILESVDILFANESEILSLYNTHNLEEALAQVSQETNIAAITRGEKGSVIIVGADRYEVPTRSVKVVDTTGAGDAFAAGFLAGYAKGRDYSECARLGNEAAGAIITHLGARPTDNFALKV